One window of Henckelia pumila isolate YLH828 unplaced genomic scaffold, ASM3356847v2 CTG_525:::fragment_3, whole genome shotgun sequence genomic DNA carries:
- the LOC140873275 gene encoding FHA domain-containing protein At4g14490-like yields the protein MAPKASKSAKQEDWCAILKLVMEKGPLSGQTLNFEPGSCIRVGRIVRGNTVYIKDAGISSKHLLIQAQPTPDLGYRRWTVTDLGSSNGTFFNGSQLEPSAPAVLTDGDVISIGEATTIRVEFEVSGGGSECNSENVRRNPRRRGKNGRVDLGVIDENSELGRDGNDQENRLDLKGRCVIGEVEVLGDSNRNLVAENEGKVTGRRTRGSKARELGNEVEEVVALEISRKASLRRPKASRKNENSEINVDAVKGKADGRNGGLRTRSSSKDEQLFQESKDTGVVGLERGSRRSTRNSKKIESFDKDCIIIEGKSAKKGILLHVEAFLELKEEHELIEKGTDFGRLDACTPEAKDHKSRTDESVVDLEKMTLGEWFDFMEAYMPKQIIQVTEEMITGMKQKAEKVHEFMLQQKNAKEAMNEAAR from the coding sequence ATGGCTCCCAAGGCTTCAAAATCCGCCAAACAAGAAGACTGGTGCGCGATCCTGAAGTTGGTGATGGAAAAGGGCCCGTTATCGGGTCAAACATTGAACTTCGAACCCGGATCCTGTATCCGGGTCGGTCGTATCGTTCGAGGCAACACCGTATACATCAAAGACGCCGGAATCTCCTCCAAACACCTCCTGATTCAAGCCCAGCCGACCCCGGATCTGGGCTATCGGCGCTGGACTGTTACGGACCTGGGTTCTTCAAACGGCACCTTTTTTAATGGCTCCCAGCTCGAGCCTTCCGCGCCGGCCGTTCTTACGGATGGTGACGTGATTAGTATAGGTGAGGCGACGACCATTAGAGTGGAATTTGAAGTTTCCGGTGGTGGGAGTGAGTGTAATTCTGAAAATGTTAGGAGAAATCCAAGGCGGCGTGGGAAGAATGGGAGAGTGGATTTGGGGGTGATTGATGAGAATTCTGAATTAGGGCGCGATGGTAATGATCAGGAAAATAGATTGGATTTGAAGGGCAGGTGTGTGATTGGAGAAGTCGAGGTTTTGGGAGATTCCAATAGGAATTTGGTAGCTGAAAATGAGGGAAAAGTGACTGGAAGGAGGACTCGGGGATCCAAAGCTAGGGAATTGGGAAATGAGGTTGAAGAAGTTGTAGCACTAGAAATTTCGAGGAAAGCAAGTTTAAGGAGGCCTAAAGCTTCGAGGAAGAACGAGAATTCAGAGATCAATGTTGATGCAGTTAAGGGGAAAGCTGATGGGAGGAATGGAGGCCTGAGGACTAGAAGTTCAAGTAAGGATGAGCAACTATTCCAAGAGTCGAAAGACACTGGCGTCGTGGGGTTGGAGAGAGGGAGCAGGAGGAGTACTAGGAATTCGAAGAAAATAGAAAGTTTTGATAAAGATTGTATTATCATTGAAGGTAAATCAGCAAAGAAAGGTATCCTTTTACATGTGGAAGCATTTTTAGAGTTGAAGGAAGAGCATGAACTGATAGAAAAGGGGACAGATTTTGGAAGATTAGATGCTTGCACACCTGAGGCTAAGGATCATAAGTCTAGAACCGACGAATCGGTGGTGGATTTGGAGAAAATGACTTTGGGGGAATGGTTCGATTTCATGGAAGCTTACATGCCTAAACAAATCATTCAAGTTACAGAGGAAATGATCACCGGGATGAAGCAGAAAGCGGAGAAAGTGCACGAGTTTATGTTGCAGCAGAAGAATGCTAAGGAGGCAATGAACGAGGCCGCTAGATAA